The region AATAGGTTACCAATTCAGATAGCCATGCAAGAACCCATGTTTTGGCAGGCTGGGCGGGTAAGGTTAGCGAGTCTATTACACAGCGAACTATGTGTGGTGCATCTGAGCATAGCAAACACAAGCTTCCGAGCACCGCTGGTGGACCAGAGCTGTCAGATCTATTCCGAGACTCAAACCTGTCCCAAATTACCTCCCATGCCAGAGGGCAATAACCAACGCATAGGCTAGCCATCGAACGGGTCGAATCAAACAACAAGCTGTCTCACCTACGATGTCTCTGCACTCCTTAAGTGGCATAAGCACTCAGACTGGCTTCCTGTCCCTATGAACATCCAGGCATCGAATTGCTACACCACAAAGCAAAACAAATACCGTTCCTCACACCCCCTAGCCTACTTCTCTCCATTATTCGACACAGGTACATACATCCATATACAGTATCCAAACCTATGCATAATCCAAGAAACTGACAAAGATGAAACCACCTCAGCATGTCCATCCGTCGTTGTAGCCATCAATCGTCTTCGGAAGAGCACGGGCAGAAAGTGCACCCAGGACATATACGGGCCACATCAAGGTCGAGCCGGAAGCTGCGGAAACCAACTTTGAGGCAGAACATTAGACGGAGATACAGATTGATATATCCAACAACATGGATTCGTTGTCTAAGCTATTGTCGGGTGACACCCGCCGGATGCCGGGTGGGCCCGACACGTGCGGCGCTGAAGCCGGAAGTGTAAACCTTAAATACAATTGCCTAACAGTGGTATAGGAATGGAAGTTATGGGCCCCGCGCCTGCTGTTCGTGTGTGGAATGAACTACAAGACCAATGGATGGACCTTAAGAGCTGGGCCATATACACACTGTCACCTACTTCCTTTCAGTTTAGAAATGTACTGTATTGTTCTTGGTGGTCTTACGTCTGGTGGTGCTCTGATAGGTCACAGGAGCAGTATTGGACATATGCGGCTAACCCTTCTAATTTACATTACAGCGTATACCTGAATAGTGGACTTCTATCCcccatctcctccagctcactATCAGTGTACCGTTCTCtaacctcatcttcactaAACCGCTCCTTGCTTCGATTCAACCTAAAGAGGGCAAACTCAAGAACAAGACACGCAACGATTCCCGCCGCGGCAAAGGCGAACGAGTTTCCGTACCCAGTCACATACCGTGGAGCTTCGTCCTGCTTGTAGATGAAGCTACCGATGAGGCCGCCCACATTCCCCATGCAGATCAGGTATCCGATAGCCACGGCCCGTTTGGCAAGGTGCGGTGTGTTGGAGACGTTCCAGGCGTTGACACCGGGGAGGATAGGGTACATGCTGTCAGTCGGAAATGTTAGCAGATTAGCTCTTAAGAataggatggatggatgataCCCGAAGCAGGCTAAGCAGACGCCGAAATAACACAACGCTATGTTTTCTTCGATGTTGGCCGCATGTGTGTAAAGTATGCTAAAGGCAACGACTTGCGCTAGCTGAGGCACGACAATGAACGGCATCCGCCAGGTGTATCTGTCCGCAAAGATGGAGAATACAAATGCTGAGAAAGCGCCGAGTGCATAAGGCGGGATGGTGAGTAGCTGGGCCCTGGCCGAGGTGAACCCCATGCCGGCGATAATCTGCGGCATGGTGAATTTCATCGCGTAATTGGGGACCGCATTAGACCAGCTTccaaggatgaggaggtaGATTTTCCAATCGGTTAAGACGCTATTGATGGCTGACCAGTTAACGCTTTTTCTGTTGTGCGGACTTTGGACGCTGTTGGCTAGTTGGCGGAGTTCGAGGAAGCGTATTTCAGAGGGGGTGAGCCAGCTGGACGACAGCGAGGGGGAgtcaaggaggaggaagaaggtcagAATTGCGAGAACAATGGTGGCTAGACCTTCTATTATGAAAATCTGCACTCGGATTACTATAGTCCACAGACTACCTACGGGAGCAGAGCACCTACCCATCGCCATCCCTCGTAGCCAGCAAGACCGCTCATTTTGGCAATAGCGAACGCAAGAAGACCGGAGAAGGCGCCTCCGGATGCAGCGGAGGTGTAGAGTATGGCGATGCGCGTTTGCGTTTCTCCGGGGAGGTACCATTTCGAAATTAAGAGGACTGCGCCTGGGAGAAAGCCGGACCTGGTAAGACTTAGTAAGAGTATTCACATGCCTTTACCGCCAGGGGACAAACTCGAATAGGCCTATAGCAGGAACCGAATCGCAAGTAAGCTGTCGAAGCTTTGGACAAAGCCTGTGCAGAGCATAATCACACCCCAGACGAATATCAACGTGCCCAAGTAGACTGACGGCCTTTTACAATGGTTTAAGATGATATTACTGGGAACCTCTGCAGCTAAATTAGCGGAGTTTGCATGTATATGACAGAAGACGTGCCTGCGAGGACATAGGGCACGAAAAATATAGCCAAAGCAATGTTGTATTGCCCTCCACTCATTCCCAAACTCGGGAGGAGACCTTCGATTTTGGCATTTCCTAAAATATCAGATCCATATAGGTTAACCAGTCTGCTTGTCCTCACCAATGTTTGTCTTGTCGATGTACGCGAACAGATACAAAACTACCAACATAGGTAGAAGCCGCCACTATGCCTCTATTAATTGTGAACACCTCGCTAGTCGAAAATGAGCTCATACGTCTACCTGCACAATCACTGTCAGCCTCACTTGTATCATATAAGCAAATAAAGACATTGTGCCAACACACACCTTCCGTAACactcttttcttctcttcgtccgGGAAGTTGGCGAGGAACTCTTCGTCTCCAGGAGACAACCCGTGCGCGGAGTGCTCAACGTGCATCGTCAGCTCCTTCTCCGGAGAGACGCTTTCTATATTCGAAGCAGTACCGGACGGCATTTTGGAGTGTAGACGTACAAACCCGTAGACCTGTATCTATTGGACTGCTACACCACATGGGGAAGGGCAGAATATAAGCGAACGGAGTAAGTAGCCAAGCTCAAAGGAGTGCCAACTCCGCCTAAGATTCATGAAGCTAGATGGCAGCAAGAAGCAACGCTGTTTTCGATCTCTTAGGATTGTCGGCTTGTACCTCGGCCGGGGCCTCAGAGCGCGGAGGGAGTCCGATGAATCCGCAAATCCGGGATTCCGGGGAATCCGGGGTATCCGGGGTATCCGAATAGCGCAGAAGTGCTAGGGACGTAAGTTCCCAGACTAAACTGTCTACACCCGTATAGCATGGAAGGCGAACTGGCCGCCTTTCCCTTGTCGTTTCCGCGTTCTCCGGCTATCAATGCTATTTCTTGCACTAAGTGACCCGGCTATAGCTCACCAGCGTAAACATATATGAAGCAACGACCGCTTAGCAAGTCTTAGATTTCATTCCCATTAGAGTCAAGGACTTAATTACATCTATAATTCCATTTGAACTACTTTCTTCGATAAATTCCCATTCGTCATACCCAGTCATCATGGTCGGTTTCGATATGCACGGGTTGACGCCTGCCCCAGTCACGCCGTTCACTCCTACCGGTGAGATCGACTACGACGCTATCCAACGGCTGggaagctggctcagtaGTATGAACGGCGTCAAAGGGCTCGTTGTACTAGGCCACGCAGGGGAGGGCACCTTTCTGACTGCCGAGGAGCAAGTCGCGGTGATCAAGGCATTTGTCAAGTCAGTTGACGACAAAATCCCCATCATCGCTGGCATCACCGGCGAAGGAACTGAGGTGGCGGCACTAGAGGCGCAGCGCGCTAAAGCTGCTGGGGCGAAAGCCGGCCTTCTGTATCCATCTCACGGCTGGCTGCGGTTTGGATACCAGGACGGAGCACCCCAGGATCGCTACCGCCGTGTCTACGAGGTCAGCAATCTCCCATTGATTCTCTTCCAGTATCCAGACAACACCAAGGCCACATATAGCTTGCAGACGATGCTCGATATCGCTGCGCAACCGGGTGTCTTTGCAATGAAAAACGGTGTTCGAAATATGCGGCGCTGGGATACAGAAATCCCTGTAATCCGACGCGAGCGGCCTGACCTGCAGATTCTGAGCTGCCACGATGAGTATCTGCTACATACTGCCTTTGATGTTGACGGGTTTTTGGTTGGATATGGGAATATTGCGCCGGAGCCGCTGATTGAGTTGATTGAGGCgggcaaagccaaagacTACAGAAGGGCCAGGGCTATCCACGACCGGCTTCTCCCGGTGACCAAGAGCGTCTATCACCGTGGATCGCACATGGAGGGGACTGTTGCTTTGAAACACGCATTGGTGGCCCGAGGGATTCTCTCACACGCCACCGTTCGATCTCCGCTTCGTCCGCTGGAGGCTggtgctgagcaggagatccATGCTGCAATCGGCACTGCTGCATTAGGAAAGGTTGCATAGACCGTTATGTTCCTTAGTACTGTGTATATACTTTCAGTCA is a window of Aspergillus nidulans FGSC A4 chromosome VI DNA encoding:
- a CDS encoding putative MFS transporter (transcript_id=CADANIAT00010385); this translates as MPSGTASNIESVSPEKELTMHVEHSAHGLSPGDEEFLANFPDEEKKRVLRKAVSLLGHVDIRLGCDYALHRLCPKLRQLTCDSVPAIGLFEFVPWRSGFLPGAVLLISKWYLPGETQTRIAILYTSAASGGAFSGLLAFAIAKMSGLAGYEGWRWIFIIEGLATIVLAILTFFLLLDSPSLSSSWLTPSEIRFLELRQLANSVQSPHNRKSVNWSAINSVLTDWKIYLLILGSWSNAVPNYAMKFTMPQIIAGMGFTSARAQLLTIPPYALGAFSAFVFSIFADRYTWRMPFIVVPQLAQVVAFSILYTHAANIEENIALCYFGVCLACFGYHPSILFLRANLLTFPTDSMYPILPGVNAWNVSNTPHLAKRAVAIGYLICMGNVGGLIGSFIYKQDEAPRYVTGYGNSFAFAAAGIVACLVLEFALFRLNRSKERFSEDEVRERYTDSELEEMGDRSPLFRYTL
- a CDS encoding dihydrodipicolinate synthase family protein (transcript_id=CADANIAT00010386), producing MVGFDMHGLTPAPVTPFTPTGEIDYDAIQRLGSWLSSMNGVKGLVVLGHAGEGTFLTAEEQVAVIKAFVKSVDDKIPIIAGITGEGTEVAALEAQRAKAAGAKAGLLYPSHGWLRFGYQDGAPQDRYRRVYEVSNLPLILFQYPDNTKATYSLQTMLDIAAQPGVFAMKNGVRNMRRWDTEIPVIRRERPDLQILSCHDEYLLHTAFDVDGFLVGYGNIAPEPLIELIEAGKAKDYRRARAIHDRLLPVTKSVYHRGSHMEGTVALKHALVARGILSHATVRSPLRPLEAGAEQEIHAAIGTAALGKVA